A single region of the Polymorphum gilvum SL003B-26A1 genome encodes:
- a CDS encoding dipeptidase produces MSQIDKILARIDADLDASLARLFDLIRIRSISTDPAYKDDCRKAAGWLARELTDIGIPASVRDTAGHPMVVGHRKSGKPGPHVLFYGHYDVQPVDPLNLWETDPFEPRLVTRPDGSKKIVARGASDDKGQLMTFVEAARAFIAETGDLPVDVTVLFEGEEESGSPSLHPFLTTNRDELSCDLALVCDTSMWDAGTPAISIMLRGMVGDEIIVKAASRDLHSGSYGGSAQNPNHIVAAIIAGLHDDTGRITLPGFYDGVRDLPESLAKMWAELDFSVEEFLGEVGLKHPRGEKGRLPLEHIWTRPTAEVNGMWGGYQGPGSKTVIPAEAHAKFTFRLVGDQDPDKVRDAFRAYVRSKIPADCTVEFIAKDGSPALSLDPAMPAVEKGKAALKAEWGKDAALIGMGGSIPIVGDFKRMLGMDSLLIGFGLDDDQIHSPNEKYELKSFHKGIRSWARVLDELSRG; encoded by the coding sequence ATGAGCCAGATCGACAAGATTCTCGCCCGCATCGACGCCGATCTCGATGCCTCCCTCGCCCGCCTGTTCGACCTTATCCGGATCCGCAGCATCTCCACCGATCCGGCCTACAAGGACGACTGCCGCAAGGCGGCCGGCTGGCTGGCGCGGGAACTGACCGACATCGGCATCCCGGCCAGCGTCCGCGACACCGCCGGCCACCCGATGGTTGTCGGCCACCGCAAATCCGGCAAGCCCGGCCCGCACGTGCTGTTCTACGGCCACTACGACGTCCAGCCGGTCGACCCGCTCAATCTGTGGGAAACTGATCCGTTCGAGCCGCGCCTGGTCACCCGGCCCGACGGCTCGAAGAAAATCGTCGCGCGCGGCGCCTCAGACGACAAGGGCCAGTTGATGACCTTCGTCGAGGCCGCCCGCGCCTTCATCGCCGAGACCGGCGACCTGCCGGTCGACGTCACCGTCCTGTTCGAAGGCGAGGAGGAGTCCGGCTCGCCGTCGCTGCATCCGTTCCTGACCACCAACAGGGACGAACTCTCCTGCGACCTCGCGCTGGTCTGCGACACCAGCATGTGGGACGCCGGCACGCCGGCGATCTCGATCATGCTGCGCGGCATGGTCGGCGACGAGATCATCGTCAAGGCGGCCAGCCGCGACCTGCATTCGGGCAGCTACGGCGGGTCGGCGCAGAACCCCAACCACATCGTCGCCGCCATCATCGCCGGCCTGCACGACGACACCGGCCGCATCACGCTGCCCGGCTTTTACGACGGCGTCCGCGACCTGCCCGAGAGCCTAGCGAAGATGTGGGCGGAGCTCGACTTCTCGGTCGAGGAGTTCCTCGGCGAAGTCGGCCTGAAGCATCCGCGCGGCGAGAAGGGCCGGCTGCCGCTGGAGCACATCTGGACGCGTCCGACCGCGGAAGTGAACGGCATGTGGGGCGGCTACCAGGGCCCCGGCTCCAAGACCGTGATCCCGGCGGAGGCCCATGCCAAGTTCACCTTCCGCCTGGTCGGCGACCAGGATCCGGACAAGGTCCGCGACGCCTTCCGCGCCTATGTGCGCTCGAAGATCCCCGCCGATTGCACAGTCGAGTTCATCGCCAAGGACGGCAGCCCGGCCCTGTCGCTCGACCCGGCCATGCCGGCGGTCGAGAAGGGCAAAGCGGCGCTGAAAGCCGAATGGGGCAAGGACGCCGCGCTGATCGGCATGGGCGGCTCGATCCCGATCGTCGGCGATTTCAAGCGCATGCTGGGCATGGACAGCCTGCTCATCGGCTTCGGCCTCGACGACGACCAGATCCATTCGCCCAACGAGAAATACGAGCTCAAGAGCTTCCACAAGGGCATCCGCTCCTGGGCACGCGTCCTGGACGAACTGTCCAGGGGCTGA
- a CDS encoding TIGR00730 family Rossman fold protein has translation MRSVCVFCGSSSGARPAYEVAAVATGRAIAEAGLTLVYGGARVGLMGSVADGALGAGGRVIGVLPKALQDKELAHMGLSELHIVGSMHERKAMMADLSDAFMALPGGAGTLEELFEIWTWGQLGYHRKPCGFLNVDGFYDGLLAFLDLQVEEGFVRPEMRHMVQVGATPQDLLAAFAAYRPPATPKWIERTET, from the coding sequence ATGAGATCCGTCTGCGTCTTTTGCGGCTCCAGCTCCGGCGCCCGCCCGGCCTATGAGGTCGCCGCCGTGGCGACCGGGAGAGCGATCGCTGAAGCCGGGCTGACGCTGGTCTATGGCGGCGCCCGGGTCGGTCTGATGGGATCGGTCGCCGACGGCGCGCTTGGCGCCGGCGGCCGGGTGATCGGCGTGCTGCCGAAGGCGCTGCAGGACAAGGAACTGGCCCACATGGGCCTCAGCGAGTTGCACATCGTCGGCTCGATGCACGAGCGCAAGGCCATGATGGCGGACCTGTCCGACGCCTTCATGGCCCTGCCCGGCGGCGCCGGCACGCTGGAGGAACTGTTCGAGATCTGGACCTGGGGCCAGCTCGGCTATCACCGCAAGCCCTGCGGCTTCCTCAATGTCGACGGCTTCTACGACGGCCTGCTCGCCTTTCTCGACCTGCAGGTCGAGGAAGGCTTCGTCCGGCCGGAAATGCGGCACATGGTCCAGGTCGGCGCGACGCCGCAGGACCTGCTCGCCGCCTTCGCCGCCTACCGGCCGCCGGCCACGCCGAAGTGGATCGAGCGCACCGAGACCTGA
- a CDS encoding aminotransferase, which translates to MKPTNPVFTGLETTIFETMSRLAIANKAVNLGQGFPDVDGPEDVRRTAAEALIDGPNQYPPMLGLPELRQAVAASAKRFYDLDVDWQSEVMVTSGATEALADCLLALMEPGDEVILIEPLYDCYLPMVRRTGGIPVRVRVTPPSWSLDLDALEKAFTENTKVILLNNPMNPAGKVFSEAELARIAELCVEHDVFAICDEVYEHLLFDGKRHRPLMSFPGMRERTVRIGSAGKTFSLTGWKVGYITGAPKLLDPIAKAHQYVTFTTPPNLQKAVAYGLGKDDGYFTGLSAELQAKRDVFAAGLAELGFGVLPCEGTYFLTCDVAPLGLAGRDTEICRRMVEEAGVAAVPVSAFYIADAPPNYVRFCFCKKDEVLAEALARLRTWLKPESAAAGAAAGAAAGAATGAAAHG; encoded by the coding sequence ATGAAGCCAACCAATCCGGTGTTCACGGGCCTCGAGACGACCATCTTCGAGACGATGTCGCGTCTGGCCATAGCGAACAAGGCGGTCAACCTCGGCCAGGGCTTTCCCGACGTCGACGGGCCGGAGGACGTGCGGCGCACCGCGGCGGAGGCGCTGATCGACGGGCCGAACCAGTATCCGCCCATGCTTGGCCTGCCGGAACTGCGCCAGGCGGTGGCGGCCTCGGCCAAGCGCTTCTACGATCTCGACGTCGACTGGCAGAGCGAGGTGATGGTGACCTCGGGCGCGACGGAAGCGCTCGCCGACTGCCTGCTGGCGCTGATGGAGCCGGGCGACGAGGTGATCCTGATCGAGCCGCTCTACGACTGCTACCTGCCGATGGTGCGCCGGACCGGCGGCATTCCGGTGCGCGTCCGTGTGACGCCGCCGAGCTGGAGCCTCGACCTCGACGCGCTGGAGAAAGCCTTCACCGAGAACACCAAGGTCATCCTGCTCAACAACCCGATGAATCCGGCCGGCAAGGTGTTCAGCGAGGCGGAACTGGCGCGCATCGCCGAACTGTGCGTCGAGCACGACGTCTTCGCCATCTGCGACGAGGTCTACGAGCACCTGCTGTTCGACGGCAAGCGGCACCGGCCGCTGATGAGCTTCCCCGGCATGCGCGAGCGCACCGTGCGCATCGGCTCGGCCGGCAAGACCTTCTCGCTGACCGGCTGGAAGGTCGGCTACATCACCGGCGCGCCGAAGCTGCTCGACCCGATCGCCAAGGCGCATCAGTACGTCACCTTCACGACGCCGCCGAACCTGCAGAAGGCGGTCGCCTACGGGCTCGGCAAGGACGACGGCTATTTCACCGGCCTGTCGGCCGAGTTGCAGGCCAAGCGCGACGTCTTCGCCGCCGGCCTGGCCGAGCTCGGCTTCGGCGTGCTGCCCTGCGAGGGCACCTATTTCCTGACCTGCGACGTCGCCCCGCTCGGCCTTGCCGGCCGCGACACCGAGATCTGCCGGCGCATGGTCGAGGAGGCGGGCGTGGCGGCCGTACCGGTGTCGGCCTTCTACATCGCCGACGCGCCGCCCAACTACGTGCGCTTCTGCTTCTGCAAGAAGGACGAGGTGCTGGCCGAGGCGCTGGCGCGCCTGCGGACCTGGCTGAAGCCGGAGAGCGCCGCGGCCGGAGCTGCGGCCGGAGCTGCGGCCGGAGCGGCGACCGGAGCGGCGGCCCATGGCTAA
- the meaB gene encoding methylmalonyl Co-A mutase-associated GTPase MeaB, whose product MTRILPPAPSPDVETLAAQIRAGNRAMLARGITLVESRKAAHRDKARALLQLLLPFTGKAHRVGITGVPGVGKSTTIDTLGSNLTAAGHRVAVLAVDPSSTRTGGSILGDKTRMERLATDPNAFIRPSPSAGTLGGVAAKTRETMLLCEAAGFDVILVETVGIGQSETTVADMVDFFLVLMLPGAGDELQGIKKGVLEIADMIAVNKADGDGALRARSAAADYRGALHILAPRSPTWTPPVITISGLANQGLDEMWRQVELHRDRMTASGELQARRARQQVAWMWDMLQQRMMEALTRDPARAARIKALEAAVRDGDVAVSVAVEEIAGLMGI is encoded by the coding sequence ATGACTCGCATCCTGCCGCCCGCACCGTCGCCCGATGTCGAAACGCTCGCCGCGCAGATCCGCGCCGGCAACCGCGCGATGCTCGCCCGCGGCATCACGCTGGTCGAATCGCGCAAGGCCGCGCACCGGGACAAGGCGCGCGCGCTGCTGCAGCTCCTGCTGCCGTTCACCGGCAAGGCGCACCGGGTCGGCATCACCGGCGTGCCCGGCGTCGGCAAGTCGACCACCATCGACACGCTCGGCTCGAACCTGACCGCCGCCGGCCACAGGGTCGCCGTGCTCGCCGTCGACCCGTCCTCGACCCGCACCGGCGGCTCGATCCTCGGCGACAAGACGCGCATGGAGCGCCTCGCCACCGATCCGAACGCCTTCATCCGCCCCTCGCCGTCGGCCGGCACGCTCGGCGGTGTTGCCGCCAAGACGCGCGAGACCATGCTCTTGTGCGAGGCGGCCGGCTTCGACGTCATCCTGGTCGAGACGGTCGGCATCGGCCAGTCGGAGACCACCGTCGCCGACATGGTCGATTTCTTCCTCGTGCTGATGCTGCCGGGCGCCGGCGACGAGTTGCAGGGCATCAAGAAGGGCGTGCTGGAGATCGCCGACATGATCGCGGTCAACAAGGCCGACGGCGACGGCGCCCTGCGCGCGCGCTCGGCCGCCGCCGACTACCGCGGCGCGCTGCACATCCTGGCGCCGCGCTCGCCGACCTGGACGCCGCCGGTGATCACCATCTCGGGCCTCGCCAACCAGGGCCTCGACGAGATGTGGCGGCAGGTCGAGCTGCACCGCGACAGGATGACGGCGAGCGGCGAGTTGCAGGCGCGGCGCGCGCGCCAGCAGGTCGCCTGGATGTGGGACATGCTGCAGCAGCGGATGATGGAGGCGCTGACGCGCGACCCGGCCCGCGCCGCCCGCATCAAGGCGCTCGAGGCCGCCGTGCGCGACGGCGACGTCGCCGTCTCGGTCGCCGTCGAGGAGATCGCCGGACTGATGGGGATCTGA
- a CDS encoding TIGR03808 family TAT-translocated repetitive protein, translating into MKGIIARPMSRRALLGGAALCLSGTATRALTQVADLRGTIDAADLGVVADAVDDQTVPLQAAIDRAAERGRALFLPAGRYPVADLALPSGTLIVGVPGRTRLVYRGGGGLLATAEGGERIGLDGLVFDGANKSLAEHAFGLLHFRAVDQLTVTDCEILGSSRSGLALDRCSGHVSRCLVSGAAEAGIRSVEARGLSIADNTVSDCANGGILVLRWSPGEDGTLVTGNRIERIAARAGGTGQNGNGINVFRADGVLVANNRVADCAFSAIRSNAGSNVQILGNACLRSGETAIYSEFGFEGAVIANNLVDGATMGISIANFMDGGRLAVCSGNIVRNLKSEGPYPPEVAGFGIGIAVEADTTVTGNVIEGAPKFGLLLGWGPYLRDVVATQNVIRDCATGIAVTVVEGAGPAIVADNLIRGARDTAIAGYRWLDRVTGDLALAGADAFPHLTLSGNRAAS; encoded by the coding sequence ATGAAAGGGATTATCGCCCGCCCCATGAGCCGCCGCGCGCTCCTCGGCGGCGCCGCGCTGTGCCTATCCGGGACGGCGACGCGGGCGCTGACCCAGGTCGCCGATCTGAGGGGCACCATCGACGCCGCCGATCTCGGCGTCGTTGCGGACGCCGTCGACGACCAGACCGTGCCGCTGCAGGCGGCGATCGACCGCGCCGCGGAGCGCGGCCGGGCGCTGTTCCTGCCCGCCGGCCGCTATCCGGTCGCCGACCTCGCCCTGCCGTCGGGCACGCTCATCGTCGGCGTGCCGGGACGCACCCGCCTGGTCTACCGGGGCGGCGGCGGCCTGCTCGCCACCGCCGAGGGCGGCGAGCGCATCGGGCTCGACGGCCTCGTCTTCGACGGCGCCAACAAGAGCCTCGCCGAGCATGCCTTCGGCCTGCTGCATTTCCGCGCCGTCGACCAGCTGACCGTGACCGACTGCGAAATCCTCGGCAGCAGCCGCTCGGGCCTTGCCCTCGACCGCTGCTCGGGCCATGTCAGCCGCTGCCTCGTCTCGGGGGCGGCCGAAGCCGGTATCCGCTCGGTCGAGGCGCGCGGCCTGTCGATTGCCGACAACACGGTCAGCGACTGCGCCAACGGCGGCATCCTGGTGCTGCGCTGGAGCCCCGGCGAGGACGGCACGCTGGTCACCGGCAACCGCATCGAGCGGATCGCCGCGCGTGCCGGCGGCACCGGACAGAACGGCAACGGCATCAACGTCTTCCGCGCCGACGGCGTCCTCGTCGCTAACAACCGCGTCGCCGATTGCGCGTTCTCGGCGATCCGCTCCAACGCCGGCTCCAACGTGCAGATCCTCGGCAACGCGTGCCTGCGCTCGGGCGAGACCGCGATCTACTCGGAGTTCGGCTTCGAGGGCGCGGTGATCGCCAACAACCTGGTCGACGGCGCCACCATGGGCATCTCGATCGCCAATTTCATGGACGGCGGCCGGCTTGCCGTCTGTTCCGGCAACATCGTGCGCAACCTGAAGAGCGAAGGCCCCTATCCGCCGGAGGTCGCCGGCTTCGGCATCGGCATCGCCGTGGAGGCCGATACCACGGTCACCGGCAACGTCATCGAGGGCGCGCCGAAGTTCGGCCTGCTGCTCGGCTGGGGCCCTTATCTGCGCGACGTGGTCGCGACCCAGAACGTCATCCGCGACTGCGCCACCGGCATCGCCGTCACCGTGGTCGAGGGCGCCGGCCCGGCGATCGTCGCCGACAACCTCATCCGCGGCGCCCGCGACACCGCCATCGCCGGCTACCGCTGGCTCGACAGGGTCACCGGCGACCTCGCGCTCGCCGGCGCCGACGCCTTCCCCCACCTCACACTCTCCGGCAACCGCGCCGCCTCCTGA
- a CDS encoding phytanoyl-CoA dioxygenase family protein produces the protein MSVLSYLNAPLWLLGVFGSEKSPRKNPILGNPALNRWGLHRRRVSFAAAMAERRRARLARALDADSRRQFDDNGFFLTRDFLPEDLFRRLKEEVYGHPFEAREMRQGQTVTRMIPLPPSVLAAHPALAAAVRDPRAVAQLRYAASDGGQPVSFLQTIIAEPERQTEDPQTQVHADTFHPTAKAWLFLHDVGEGDGPFAYVPGSHRLTPERLDWEYRCSIAARDDSRSHHAHGSFRVRPEELEAMGLPQPQRVAVPANTLVVADTFGFHGRTPSDRATTRVELHWTMRRNPFLPWTGLDPKALPFIRERDLSLFLAYSDAREKWLKKRHIWRPVGAVRVDAPAQT, from the coding sequence ATGAGCGTCCTGTCCTATCTGAACGCGCCGTTGTGGCTGCTCGGCGTCTTCGGTTCCGAGAAGTCGCCGAGGAAGAACCCGATCCTGGGCAACCCGGCGCTCAATCGCTGGGGCCTGCACCGTCGGCGCGTGTCGTTTGCCGCCGCCATGGCGGAGCGCCGGCGGGCGCGGCTCGCCCGCGCGCTCGACGCCGACAGCCGCCGGCAGTTCGACGACAACGGCTTCTTCCTGACCCGCGACTTTCTGCCCGAAGATCTGTTCCGTCGGCTGAAGGAGGAGGTCTACGGCCATCCCTTCGAGGCGCGCGAGATGCGCCAGGGCCAGACGGTGACGCGCATGATCCCGCTGCCGCCCTCGGTGCTGGCCGCCCATCCCGCCCTGGCGGCGGCCGTGCGCGATCCGCGCGCGGTGGCGCAGCTGCGCTATGCCGCCTCCGACGGCGGCCAGCCGGTCTCGTTCCTGCAGACGATCATCGCCGAGCCGGAGCGCCAGACAGAGGATCCGCAGACGCAGGTGCACGCGGACACGTTCCACCCCACCGCCAAGGCCTGGCTGTTCCTGCACGACGTCGGCGAGGGCGACGGTCCGTTCGCCTATGTGCCCGGCTCGCACCGGCTGACGCCGGAACGGCTCGACTGGGAATACCGCTGCTCGATCGCCGCGCGCGACGACAGCCGCTCGCACCACGCCCACGGCTCGTTCCGCGTGCGCCCCGAGGAACTGGAGGCGATGGGCCTGCCGCAGCCGCAGCGGGTCGCGGTGCCGGCCAACACGCTGGTGGTCGCCGATACCTTCGGCTTCCACGGCCGCACGCCGAGCGACCGGGCGACGACGCGGGTCGAGCTGCACTGGACCATGCGCCGCAACCCGTTCCTGCCCTGGACGGGGCTCGATCCGAAGGCGCTGCCGTTCATCCGCGAGCGCGACCTGTCGCTGTTCCTCGCCTATTCGGACGCGCGCGAGAAGTGGCTAAAGAAGCGCCACATCTGGCGGCCGGTCGGGGCGGTCAGGGTCGACGCGCCGGCACAGACCTGA
- a CDS encoding DUF1131 family protein gives MRLPLVALSGLVLTFLGACSPTVDYDGPVTVARTSNVTLVQITRTGVGGITADTAYSAKAIQAALPGFTTDGIQTAVEDSTEWAIGAFNSDGFQVLQVFKGANGRIRTVHGVTHHLQGPNGERIGMTFAEVGTRRSDCRVGRNLWRGMAICTARGADNVELVYAIPQYTGPFDALPPDGELRGAAIQRILWSPAG, from the coding sequence ATGCGCTTGCCGCTTGTCGCGTTGTCCGGCCTCGTACTGACCTTCCTGGGCGCCTGCTCGCCGACCGTCGACTACGACGGCCCCGTCACTGTCGCCCGCACCTCCAACGTCACCCTGGTCCAGATCACCCGCACCGGCGTGGGCGGCATCACCGCCGACACCGCCTACAGCGCCAAGGCCATCCAGGCGGCGCTCCCCGGGTTCACCACCGACGGCATCCAGACCGCCGTCGAGGACAGCACCGAATGGGCGATCGGCGCCTTCAACTCCGACGGCTTCCAGGTGCTGCAGGTGTTCAAGGGCGCCAACGGCCGCATCCGCACCGTGCACGGCGTCACCCACCACCTGCAGGGCCCGAACGGCGAGCGGATCGGCATGACCTTCGCGGAGGTCGGCACGCGCCGCTCCGACTGCCGCGTCGGGCGCAACCTGTGGCGCGGCATGGCGATCTGCACGGCGCGCGGCGCCGACAATGTCGAGCTGGTCTATGCCATCCCGCAATACACTGGCCCGTTCGACGCCCTGCCGCCGGACGGCGAGCTGCGGGGCGCCGCCATCCAGCGCATCCTGTGGTCGCCCGCCGGCTGA
- a CDS encoding asparaginase, producing MANPVLVEVTRGALVESRHRGALAIVDAAGRPVLRIGDVAARVFPRSAIKALQALPLVESGAADALDLDAAELALACSSHNGEPVHVNAARVMLIKAGLDEDALECGPQWPARMEDVAALCRADEEPCQLHNNCSGKHAGFLGLARAMGVPTRGYVLPDHPVQREIRAVLEAMTGDTLTADVCGTDGCSIPTYASPLEGFARAFAAFGTGEGLEPLRAAAARRLYDACVSEPFMVAGTDRFCTKAMQAFDGRVFVKTGAEGVFCAALPDLGYGIALKCDDGAGRAAEVTMAAVLEALLDLDDDERTALDALARPELTNRRGLRVGAIRPSAELLSLLRQAASA from the coding sequence ATGGCTAACCCGGTCCTTGTCGAGGTGACGCGCGGGGCGCTGGTGGAAAGCCGGCACCGCGGCGCGCTGGCGATCGTCGACGCCGCCGGCCGGCCGGTGCTCAGGATCGGCGACGTCGCCGCCAGGGTGTTCCCGCGCTCGGCGATCAAGGCGCTGCAGGCGCTGCCGCTGGTGGAGTCGGGGGCGGCCGACGCGCTCGACCTCGACGCGGCAGAACTGGCGCTCGCCTGCTCGTCGCACAACGGCGAGCCGGTGCATGTCAACGCGGCGCGCGTCATGCTGATCAAGGCCGGGCTCGACGAGGACGCGCTCGAATGCGGTCCGCAATGGCCGGCGCGCATGGAGGACGTCGCCGCGCTGTGCCGCGCCGACGAGGAGCCGTGCCAGCTGCACAACAACTGCTCGGGCAAGCACGCCGGCTTCCTCGGCCTCGCCCGCGCGATGGGCGTGCCGACGCGGGGCTATGTCCTGCCGGACCACCCCGTGCAGCGGGAGATCAGGGCGGTGCTGGAGGCGATGACCGGAGACACGCTGACGGCCGACGTCTGCGGCACGGACGGCTGCTCGATCCCGACCTATGCCAGCCCGCTCGAGGGGTTCGCGCGCGCCTTCGCCGCCTTCGGCACCGGCGAGGGGCTGGAGCCGCTGCGCGCGGCGGCCGCGCGCCGGCTCTACGACGCCTGCGTGTCCGAACCCTTCATGGTCGCCGGCACGGACCGCTTCTGCACCAAGGCGATGCAGGCCTTCGACGGCCGCGTCTTCGTTAAGACCGGCGCGGAGGGCGTGTTCTGCGCCGCGCTCCCGGACCTCGGCTACGGCATCGCGCTCAAGTGCGACGACGGCGCCGGGCGGGCGGCGGAGGTGACGATGGCGGCGGTGCTGGAGGCGCTGCTCGATCTCGACGACGACGAACGCACCGCACTCGACGCCCTGGCGCGTCCCGAACTGACCAACCGGCGCGGCCTGCGCGTCGGCGCCATCCGGCCGAGCGCCGAGCTGCTGTCGCTGCTGCGCCAGGCTGCCTCGGCCTAG